The Mesorhizobium sp. AR02 region TGGGGGTCGTCCAGCACCTGGTCGGTCAAACCCTGTTCGATGACGCGACCGCGTTGCATGACCATCAATCGGTCGGCGAGCAGCCGCACGACGGCAAGATCGTGGGTGACGATGATGGCGGCGATGCCGAGTTCACGCACCAGCCCACGCAGCAGATCGAGCAGGCGAGCCTGCACCGAGACGTCGAGACCGCCGGTCGGCTCGTCCATGAAGACGAGGCGCGGCCGTGTGACGAGGTTGCGGGCGATCTGCAGGCGCTGCTGCATGCCGCCGGAGAAGGTGCGCGGTTGGTCATCGGTGCGACCAAGGTCGATTTCGACCTTCTGCAGCCAGTCCTGCGCCTCGGCCCGGATGTTGCCGTAATGCCGGGCGCCGATGGCCATCGGCCGCTCGCCGATATTGCCGCCGGCGCTTACATCCATCCTCAGCCCATCGCGAGGGTTCTGATGCACGATGCCCCAGTCAGTGCGTGCAAGCCGCCGGCGCTCGGGTTCAGATAGTGTCAGGATGTCCACAGGACCGCGGCCACGCATGTCATAAGTGACGGTACCGGTATCGGGCGGCAAATGACCTGCCAGGCAGGCAAGAAGCGTCGACTTTCCGGAACCGCTTTCGCCGACGATGCCAAGCACCTCACCGGGCCGGATCGTGAACGAAATATCGCGGCACCCAATC contains the following coding sequences:
- the phnK gene encoding phosphonate C-P lyase system protein PhnK: MNAIPKLAPKPALLDVVGLSKSYGGQIGCRDISFTIRPGEVLGIVGESGSGKSTLLACLAGHLPPDTGTVTYDMRGRGPVDILTLSEPERRRLARTDWGIVHQNPRDGLRMDVSAGGNIGERPMAIGARHYGNIRAEAQDWLQKVEIDLGRTDDQPRTFSGGMQQRLQIARNLVTRPRLVFMDEPTGGLDVSVQARLLDLLRGLVRELGIAAIIVTHDLAVVRLLADRLMVMQRGRVIEQGLTDQVLDDPHHPYTQLLVSSVLQV